In Pseudonocardia sp. C8, one genomic interval encodes:
- a CDS encoding cytochrome P450, with protein sequence MTTTRDTTTAPDLAWLADITMTELERNPYRAYERLRAEAPLAYVPVLGSYVASTAEICREIATSPDFEAVITPAGGRTFGHPAIIGVNGDIHADLRGMVEPALQPVEVDRYVDDLVRPIARRYLERFEDDGHAELVSQYCEPVSVRSLGDLLGLQSVESDKLREWFAKLSRSFTNAAMTEDGEFANPEGFVEGDEAKAEIQAAVDPLIDRWIVEPDDSAISHWLHDGMPPGKTRDREYIYPTIYVYLLGAMQEPGHGMGSTLVGLFSEPEQLEAVVDDPALIPRAISEGMRWTSPIWSATARISTKPVTVAGVDLPAGTPVILSYGSANHDTGVYEAPTRYDLHRPPLPHLAFGAGDHACAGIYYANHVMRIALEELFESIPNLRRDTSSGVEFWGWGFRGPTSLHVTWEV encoded by the coding sequence ACCACGACCGCGCCCGATCTCGCCTGGCTGGCCGACATCACCATGACCGAGCTGGAGCGCAACCCGTACCGGGCCTACGAGCGGCTGCGGGCCGAGGCCCCGCTCGCGTACGTTCCCGTACTCGGCTCGTACGTCGCGTCCACCGCGGAGATCTGCCGTGAGATCGCGACCAGCCCGGACTTCGAGGCCGTCATCACCCCGGCCGGCGGACGGACGTTCGGCCACCCGGCGATCATCGGCGTCAACGGGGACATCCACGCCGACCTGCGGGGCATGGTCGAGCCGGCCCTGCAGCCGGTGGAGGTGGACCGCTACGTCGACGACCTCGTCCGGCCCATCGCCCGCCGCTACCTCGAACGGTTCGAGGACGACGGGCACGCGGAGCTCGTGTCGCAGTACTGCGAGCCGGTGAGCGTGCGGTCGCTCGGTGACCTCCTGGGTCTGCAGAGCGTCGAGTCAGACAAGCTCCGCGAGTGGTTCGCCAAGCTCAGCCGCTCGTTCACCAACGCAGCCATGACCGAGGACGGCGAGTTCGCCAACCCCGAGGGCTTCGTCGAGGGCGACGAGGCCAAGGCCGAGATCCAGGCCGCGGTCGACCCGCTGATCGACAGGTGGATCGTCGAGCCGGACGACAGCGCGATCTCGCACTGGCTGCACGACGGCATGCCGCCCGGGAAGACCCGCGACCGCGAGTACATCTACCCGACGATCTACGTCTACCTGCTCGGCGCCATGCAGGAGCCCGGCCACGGGATGGGATCGACGCTGGTCGGGCTGTTCAGCGAGCCCGAGCAGCTCGAGGCGGTCGTCGACGACCCGGCCCTCATCCCGCGGGCGATCTCCGAGGGCATGCGCTGGACCTCGCCGATCTGGTCGGCCACCGCACGCATCTCGACGAAGCCGGTCACGGTGGCCGGTGTCGACCTGCCGGCGGGGACACCGGTGATCCTCTCCTACGGCTCCGCCAACCACGACACCGGCGTGTACGAGGCGCCGACCCGCTACGACCTGCACCGCCCGCCGCTGCCGCACCTGGCGTTCGGCGCGGGCGACCACGCGTGCGCGGGCATCTACTACGCCAACCACGTCATGCGGATCGCCCTCGAGGAGCTGTTCGAGTCCATCCCGAACCTGCGCCGCGACACGTCCTCGGGCGTCGAGTTCTGGGGCTGGGGCTTCCGCGGGCCGACGAGCCTGCACGTCACCTGGGAGGTCTGA